The genomic interval ATCGCTTGATGCTATCCGTGTAATATCGCGGAAGCCTCCTGCTGCTAACGATTCATAGAGCATATTATTTTCGTTATATCCGCGAACCTGATTCACAAGCGATACGGCAATGATATGCGGCAAATGGCTTATCGCGCCTGCTATCTCATCATGCTCTTTCGCATCAACTTTTACGATATTCGCTTTCGTATGGCTGAGTAGATCAACTAGACGCTTCACTGCTGCCTCAGGCGTATTCTCATCAGGTGTCAGCACATAGAAGGCGTTCTCGTATAGATGCGATGAAGCCGCTTCAACTCCTGTACGCTCAGAGCCAGCCATCGGATGCCCGCCAATAAAAGTAGCTTGTCCAAAATCAAGTGATTTTGCACATGCCATAACAGAAGCCTTCGTGCTCCCAGCATCTGTAATGATACAGCCGGGTTTTAATTTAAACGCACTGAGCTTCTCGATATACTCCTCAATGTTGCCGACCGGTACACAAACGAATATAAAATCTGCTTGCTCGGCCGCTTCTTGCATTGAAGTCGTTGCAAAATCAACCACACCTCGCTGCATGTACTTCTCTACCTGCGAGGGGCGGTTTGAATGTCCGATTACTGTAATATTGGGTTTTCCTTTAAAACAAAGGGCGATCGAACCACCGATCAGCCCTACTCCAAAAATCGCTACAGTCGTCATAACTTTATCCTTGCACCGCCGATTCCTGCAAAACCTGTTCTAATGCTGTAATGAATTTTTCATTTTGCTCACTTGTACCAACTGTAATCCGAATATGATTCGGGTAGTAAGTCCAGCGCGGTCTTGAAATAATTCCTCTGCGCAGCAATCCGTCGAATACTTCAGGTGATGGACGCTTCACATCTACCATTACGAAGTTGCCGTATGCAGGGAAGTAAGATAAGCCAAGGCGATCAAATTGCTCCGACAAATAAGCAAGACCTTGTTTATTTTGGTCACGACAATATTCAATAAATGCTTTGTCAGCAAGTGCTGCTTTCGCTGCAGCTTGTGCCGCTCGCGACGTGTTGAATGGTTCACGTACCTGATTCGTATAACGAATGACATCAGGATGCCCAACGCCATAACCAATCCGCAATGCAGCTAGGCCAAAAATTTTCGAAAAAGTTCTCAGCACGATTAAATTGCGGTGTTCGCGCAGCAATTGTATTCCGTCTGGAAACTGCGGATCATCGATATATTCCCCGTAGGCTTCATCAAGGACAACAAGCACGTTCGTAGGCACCTGCTGCAAAAACTCAGAAAGCTCAGACAGTGTGACAATGGTACCCGTTGGATTATTCGGATTGCAAATCCAAATGATTTTAGTTCGCTCAGTAATTTTAGACAGCATTGCAGGCAAATCATGCTTGCCTTCTTTTAGAGGAACCTCTATGATCGTTGCATTCTCAATTTCTGCATTATGCTTGTATTGCGGAAAAGTTTCGTCCGCCATAATCGTTTCGTCGCCAGGAACGATAAACGCTCTATTAATCATAAGAATAATTTCACTGGAGCCCGTGCCAAAAATAATTTGGTTCGTATCTACGCCAAGCTCTTCCGCAAGTGCAGCCGTTAGTTCAACGCTCGCACCATCTGGATAAATATTAAAATTGCCTAATTCTTCAATGACTGCTGCTTTAACTTGTTCAGAACAGCCAAACGGATTT from Paenibacillus sp. FSL K6-3182 carries:
- the hisC gene encoding histidinol-phosphate transaminase, coding for MQPKSNIVHLPVYQPGKPVEDVKRELGLKEVIKLASNENPFGCSEQVKAAVIEELGNFNIYPDGASVELTAALAEELGVDTNQIIFGTGSSEIILMINRAFIVPGDETIMADETFPQYKHNAEIENATIIEVPLKEGKHDLPAMLSKITERTKIIWICNPNNPTGTIVTLSELSEFLQQVPTNVLVVLDEAYGEYIDDPQFPDGIQLLREHRNLIVLRTFSKIFGLAALRIGYGVGHPDVIRYTNQVREPFNTSRAAQAAAKAALADKAFIEYCRDQNKQGLAYLSEQFDRLGLSYFPAYGNFVMVDVKRPSPEVFDGLLRRGIISRPRWTYYPNHIRITVGTSEQNEKFITALEQVLQESAVQG
- a CDS encoding prephenate dehydrogenase, with amino-acid sequence MTTVAIFGVGLIGGSIALCFKGKPNITVIGHSNRPSQVEKYMQRGVVDFATTSMQEAAEQADFIFVCVPVGNIEEYIEKLSAFKLKPGCIITDAGSTKASVMACAKSLDFGQATFIGGHPMAGSERTGVEAASSHLYENAFYVLTPDENTPEAAVKRLVDLLSHTKANIVKVDAKEHDEIAGAISHLPHIIAVSLVNQVRGYNENNMLYESLAAGGFRDITRIASSDSIIWRDILINNRKVLLELLRDWSKETDKFVSMLESSDGDAIAEAFETAGQFRSKMPERRKGMIHSAFDCYVDIPDHPGIIGKITSELGNSLINLSNIHIIESREDVPGVLRLSFRSQEYLDQAVIVLTAKGYDVHL